The genomic interval TGATGAACATGCGGTGTCCTATCGTTAGCCATCACACATAGTACCGGATTACACCTAGTGATGTCAATACATCGAGGCATGACGAAAAGCCGATCTTTAGGCACTACATTTCGACCCCGCTCCGGGGAATTTGTGCTCAAAGCCCCGGCCTCCCAAGCGTGAAGCAAAAACCAAACTGTAGAACTTCGGTTAGGCATATTGCTATTAGAATATAACAAGAGACCTAAACAAGCCCTAAACATAGAGGCTTATTCCCTAAACATCTCCTAGACGTTCGCCTGCCGTACCAGAAGTGTTTTTGCTCTCCGGCTGGATGCAGCGGAGTACACAAACCGCCCTATTGTTGGGGTTATCATGGCCTATTTGCCTTTTGCGTCCAAGGTGAATATGGCATAACATAGGTTTGCACAGGCGTCTCGCGCACGAGTGATCGACGAGGCAAGAACGAGTAGTCAAGATGTCCCAAGTCCTTTACTGGATCGTGTTTGTGTCATTGCTTCTTGGTGTATGGTAGAAAGCAGGCAAGAATCGTTGGAACAACTGGAGGCGAGACTAGAACAATGAGAGTCCTCTTAATCGCTGCCCCATATCCGCTGGATGAATTCCCCACTCCGCCTCTTTCTTTGTGCTATCTCGCCGCTAACCTCATAGCCAATGGTTTCGAAGTCGAAGTTCTGGACCTGTTGACATCAAAGCCTTCCCCAGCCAAGATACGGCGCAAGCTCGAACAGTACCGGCCACAGGCGGTGGGAATCACCTGCGTTACGCTCAACTTTCTGCCAGCAGCCAGGATTTTGAAGATGTGCAAGGAATTCGACCCCAGTATAACTACTATGATCGGCGGGCCGCACGTGAGTTTCGCCGTGGAGGATACCTTCAAGCGCGCCCCCTGGATAGACGTGATCGCTATAGGAGAGGGCGACATCACTATAGTTGAGGTGGCATCGGCCTTGAGCAAAGGTGGGGATGTAGGGAAAGTACCTGGCCTGTATGTGAAACGAGATGGCAAGGTTGTCAAGACTGCTCCTCGCCCACTTATTGAGAACCTGGATGAGCTGCCATTACCTGCTCGCCACCTTCTGCCTCTCTCTCGTTATAAGGCACTGGGTGCAGTCTGCTCCGTCATCAGCAGTCGCGGCTGTCCCTATGGCTGTATTTTTTGCACCACTCCCCGGATGTTTGGCCGAAAAGTGCGCTTCCGCCAGCCTCTTCTGGTGGTCGATGAAATCGAGGTGATATACCGGAAATACGGCTTCAGCCAGATAAACGTGGTGGACGATAGTTTTACTCTCAATCATCCTCATGCCACAGAGTTGTGCCGCGAGCTGATCCGCCGCAACCTGCACATCAAATGGAGCATTTTCTCCCGCGTGGACACCCTGACGCCCGAGCTTCTGGATCTCATGCGTGAGGCTGGCTGCACCTACATGTTGTTTGGCGTGGAGTCCGGCAACCAGGAGGTCCTCAACACCATCAAAAAGGGGATTACTCCGGAGAAGGTCAGAAACGGTGTGAAGCTGGCCACGGCAGCCGGCATCGGCAGCTTTGCCTCTTTCATCCTGGGTCTGCCTGGAGAGACCCCTGAGAGAGCTCGCGAAACGCTGGATCTGGCAATGGAGCTGTCGGACCGCTGGGGCATGCAGTACGGATTTCACTATCTTTCGCCGTTCCCCGGGACGGAGCTTTTCGAGCAAGCCGAGGAGTTGGGACTTCGCATTTTGACCAAGAACTGGAACCGTTACAATGCCAACGAACCGATCACAGAGGCTTCAAAAGGTGGACTTGCTGGCATAGGAGAGGTGATAGCTCGCTACGACAAGGGCATTGCCATGGCCTGGAAGACCATCCGCAAAGACGCTGCGGCAGGAGACGCAGACAGTATTGACCGTCTGCGGAAGAAGCAGATCCTCGATTTCGTCTGGAGGCTCCTGCAGGAAGATGTCATTGAGAAGCTTGGCCAAGTAAGAGGCACGACACCGCAAGAAGCCGAAACCAGGCTGATCGAAACGGTAGCCCAGAAGTTGAATACCCCGCTTGAGGTGGTCAGTCAGGAGATCAGCAGGCTATCGCAGAACAGGTGGCTGCAGCCTGAGCCTTCATCCAACGGCTTCATTTGGCAATGGGCCTGAACCCTCCACAGCAGTCCGTTGGGTGGATTTCCCTTTAGCCCAACCATGCTGTTCTTTCCCTAAAGAGGCGATGGCTCTCGCAACGAGTGTGTGCGGGCAATTATGGTAACATATTGCCCACCGTGTCACATGGTGGCTGTCGTCCTTCTGCGGAAGGATGACCCGACGCGCATAAAAGTCAGGGTGATATATTGCCCGCTGTGTCATTCTCAGCGCAGCGAAGAATCTCAATTGTTACGCTTACTTGTGCAACCAGGCACTAGCCTGCGGGAGCGATTTGTATCAGAGATATCGAGCAAGTATAATCATACCCTGAGTTGATGCTGAGGTAATGCTTCATTAGGACATTATCTTATAAATCAAATGGAGGCTTGATGGAAACCGACGAACCCGATCACCAAGGAGAATCAGGCAATACAGAGGAACGCAACCCCTTGAAGAATGCTTCCAACAAGAAAAAGAGACTCGAACTGGATATCAGGGAGATGGAGATAGACGACATCCCCGAGGTTTTCCATTTGGGTGAACAAATCTTCACGGTGGAGATGGTGCCTAC from Chloroflexota bacterium carries:
- a CDS encoding radical SAM protein — translated: MRVLLIAAPYPLDEFPTPPLSLCYLAANLIANGFEVEVLDLLTSKPSPAKIRRKLEQYRPQAVGITCVTLNFLPAARILKMCKEFDPSITTMIGGPHVSFAVEDTFKRAPWIDVIAIGEGDITIVEVASALSKGGDVGKVPGLYVKRDGKVVKTAPRPLIENLDELPLPARHLLPLSRYKALGAVCSVISSRGCPYGCIFCTTPRMFGRKVRFRQPLLVVDEIEVIYRKYGFSQINVVDDSFTLNHPHATELCRELIRRNLHIKWSIFSRVDTLTPELLDLMREAGCTYMLFGVESGNQEVLNTIKKGITPEKVRNGVKLATAAGIGSFASFILGLPGETPERARETLDLAMELSDRWGMQYGFHYLSPFPGTELFEQAEELGLRILTKNWNRYNANEPITEASKGGLAGIGEVIARYDKGIAMAWKTIRKDAAAGDADSIDRLRKKQILDFVWRLLQEDVIEKLGQVRGTTPQEAETRLIETVAQKLNTPLEVVSQEISRLSQNRWLQPEPSSNGFIWQWA